The region GCCGGGATGACGATCAACATGATGTCCATGTGAGGAAGCGTGCGCCGGATTGGCCTTTGCAACCATGGCCAATTCGACGAGAGTGGACTCCATGGATCGTGACGTGCTGGAGCGCCGGATCGGCCCCCGCAGCTTCGCCCGGCTGCTCGGACCCTGGCGGCCACCGGGCGGCCGCGGGCTGGCCTCGGCCCTGACCGAGCGGGTCCGCCTGCTCGTCCTCGACGGCCGGTTGCCGCTGGACACCCGGGTTCCGGCCGAGCGCGAGCTCGCCGCCGCACTGGACGTCAGCCGCACCACCGTCGCCGGCGCCTACGACGCACTCCGCGCCGCCGGCTTCCTGCACAGCAGGCGCGGCGCCGGCAGCTGGACCAGGATTCCGGCCGGGCCCGCGGTCGGGGCGGACAGCCCCTCCCCGTTCTCCCCGGTCACCGACGACCACCTCGTCGACCTCGCCACCGCCGCCCTCCCCTCGCCGAGCGACGCCCTGCGCCGCGCGGCCGCCGCCGCCCTCACCGACCTCGACGGCCACCTCGGCGGCCACGGCTACACCCTCGCGGGCCTGCCGGTCCTGCGGGCCGCGGTCGCCCGCCGGTTCACCGACCGCGGCCTGCCGACGACGCCGGACCAGATCCTGGTGACCTCGGGGGCGCAGCACGCGATCGCGCTGCTCCTGGCCCTGTTCACCGGGCCGGGCGACCGGGTCGTCGTCGAGCATCCGACGTACCCGAACGCGCTCGACGCGATCCGCGGACGGGGCTGCCGGCCCGTCCCGGTCCCCCTCGGCCCGGACCCCGAACGGCCCTGGGACCTCGACCAGCTGACGGCCACGGTCCGGGACACCGCACCCGCGCTCGCCTACCTGATCCCGGACTTCCAGAACCCGACCGGCGCGCTCATGGACACCGCGACCCGCGCCGGCGTCGTCGAGCTGGCCCGGCGCACCCGCACCCCGCTGATCGTCGACGAGACGCTGGCCGAGCTGCCCCTGGACGTCCCGGGCCCGGTCCCGGTGGCCGCCCACGGCGCCGAGGACGGGTCCCTGGTGATGACGGTGGGCTCGGCGAGCAAGGTCTTCTGGGGCGGCCTGCGGATCGGCTGGATCCGGGCGTCGCCGGCGGTGGTCCGCCGGCTGGCGGCACTGCGGCCGTCGATCGACCTGGGCGGCGCGGTGCTCGACCAGCTCGTCGCGGCCCGGCTGGTCGGCGAGGTCGACGCGGTGGCCGACGAACGCCGGGAGACGCTGCGGACCCGGCGCGACGACCTCCGCGCGCAGCTCACCGCGGCCTTCCCCGAGTGGCACGTGCCGCGTCCGAGCGGCGGCCTGAGCCTCTGGGTGGACCTCGGCGCGCCGGTGTCCAGCCTGCTCGCGGGGGCCGCCCGGCGGCACGACGTCCTGCTCGCCGCCGGCCCGCGCTTCGGCCTGGACGGCGCCTTCGAACGGCACCTGCGGCTGCCGTACACGGTGCGCCCGGACCGCGTCCCGATGGCGGTCGAGCGGCTCGCCATCGCCTGGCGGACGCTGGGCAGCATGCCCCCTCCCACCGAGGCCGAGCGGATCGCCGTGGCGTGAGACATCCCCCGGCTCGTCGCGCCGGGGCGCGCCCGCACTCTAGAGTCCGACCGAACGATCGATAAACAAGGAGGACTGGTGACCACACGCAGCGGACCGCTCAGCGGGGTGCGGGTCGTCGAGCTCGCGGGGATCGGCCCGGGGCCGCACGCCGCGATGATCCTGGCCGACCTCGGCGCCGACGTGGTGCGGATCGACCGGCCCGGCGGCCTGCGCCTCGGCCCGGACACCGCGATCGACCCCACGCTGCGCGGCCGTCGCCGCGTCGCCGCGGATCTCAAGTCCCCCGAGGGCCGCGAGACCGTGCTGCGCCTGGTGGAGAAGGCGGACGTCCTGCTCGAGGGCTACCGGCCCGGCGTCACCGAGCGCCTCGGCGTCGGCCCGCAGGACTGCCACGCCCGGAACCCGAAGCTGGTCTACGGCCGGATGACCGGGTGGGGCCAGGACGGCCCGATGGCGGAGCGCGCCGGCCACGACATCAACTATATCTCCCTCACCGGCGCCCTGCACGCGATCGGCCGGGCCGGCGAGCGCCCGGTCCCGCCGCTCAACCT is a window of Pseudonocardia sp. T1-2H DNA encoding:
- the yczR gene encoding MocR-like transcription factor YczR yields the protein MDRDVLERRIGPRSFARLLGPWRPPGGRGLASALTERVRLLVLDGRLPLDTRVPAERELAAALDVSRTTVAGAYDALRAAGFLHSRRGAGSWTRIPAGPAVGADSPSPFSPVTDDHLVDLATAALPSPSDALRRAAAAALTDLDGHLGGHGYTLAGLPVLRAAVARRFTDRGLPTTPDQILVTSGAQHAIALLLALFTGPGDRVVVEHPTYPNALDAIRGRGCRPVPVPLGPDPERPWDLDQLTATVRDTAPALAYLIPDFQNPTGALMDTATRAGVVELARRTRTPLIVDETLAELPLDVPGPVPVAAHGAEDGSLVMTVGSASKVFWGGLRIGWIRASPAVVRRLAALRPSIDLGGAVLDQLVAARLVGEVDAVADERRETLRTRRDDLRAQLTAAFPEWHVPRPSGGLSLWVDLGAPVSSLLAGAARRHDVLLAAGPRFGLDGAFERHLRLPYTVRPDRVPMAVERLAIAWRTLGSMPPPTEAERIAVA